In Oenanthe melanoleuca isolate GR-GAL-2019-014 chromosome 19, OMel1.0, whole genome shotgun sequence, a genomic segment contains:
- the TNFAIP1 gene encoding BTB/POZ domain-containing adapter for CUL3-mediated RhoA degradation protein 2, which translates to MSGDTCLGSALCPAAGHKPRASGLKGGSLGNKYVRLNVGGSLYYTTVQVLTRHDTMLKAMFSGRMEVLTDKEGWILIDRCGKHFGTILNYLRDDTIALPKHRQEIKALMAEAKYYLIQGLVDMCQAALQDKKDLYEPVCSIPIITSPKEEERLIESSMKPVVKLLYNRSNNKYSYTSNSDDNLLKNIELFDKLSLRFNGRVLFIKDVIGDEICCWSFYGQGRKLAEVCCTSIVYATEKKQTKVEFPEARIYEETLNVLLYETPRVPDNSLLEATSRSRSQASHSEDDEGFELRDRVRRIHVKRYSTYDDRQLGH; encoded by the exons ATGTCTGGGGACACgtgcctgggcagtgccctgtgcccgGCCGCGGGCCACAAGCCCAGGGCCAGCGGGCTCAAGGGGGGCAGCCTGGGGAACAAGTACGTGCGGCTCAACGTCGGCGGCTCGCTGTACTACACCACGGTGCAGGTGCTCACCAGGCACGACACCATGCTCAAGGCCATGTTCAGCGGCAGGATGGAGGTGCTCACCGACAAGGAAG GCTGGATCCTTATAGACCGTTGTGGGAAGCACTTTGGAACAATTCTAAACTATCTCAGAGATGACACGATTGCACTTCCAAAACACAGGCAGGAGATCAAGGCATTGATGGCAGAAGCCAAATACTATCTCATCCAGGGCTTGGTGGACATGTGccaagcagccctgcag gacaaaaaagACTTGTATGAACCTGTCTGCAGCATCCCTATTATCACCTCCCCAAAAGAAGAGGAGAGACTGATAGAGTCATCAATGAAA CCTGTTGTTAAACTGCTGTATAATAGAAGCAACAATAAATATTCCTATACCAG TAACTCTGATGACAACCTGCTGAAGAACATCGAGCTGTTTGACAAGCTGTCGCTGCGCTTCAACGGCAGAGTGCTGTTCATCAAGGACGTGATCGGGGACGAGATCTGCTGCTGGTCCTTCTACGGGCAGGGCCGCAAGCTGGCCGAGGTGTGCTGCACCTCCATCGTCTACGCCACGGAGAAGAAGCAAACCAAG GTTGAGTTCCCCGAGGCCCGGATTTATGAGGAAACACTGAATGTGTTGCTGTACGAGACACCCCGAGTCCCAGACAACTCCCTGCTGGAGGCCACGAGCCGCAGCCGCAGCCAGGCCTCGCACAGCGAGGACGACGAGGGCTTCGAGCTGCGCGACCGCGTGCGCCGCATCCACGTCAAGAGGTACAGCACCTACGACGACCGCCAGCTCGGCCACTAG
- the TMEM97 gene encoding sigma intracellular receptor 2, with protein MAAAPRWRERLFALYFLSHIPITALIDLQPLLPAGIAPRALTDLLQQYATAFRDPMMLQPPEWFKAFIYCEAFLQLPFFPIAAYAFLKGGCRWIRTPAIIYSTHVATTLFAILAHILFHDFSRSEQGGPQTLRERLLLLSIYLPYLLIPLLLLFTMLCNPHYKHVEKRKRK; from the exons ATGGCGGCGGCTCCGCGGTGGCGGGAGCGGCTCTTCGCCCTCTATTTCCTCTCGCACATCCCGATCACGGCGCTCATCGACCTGCAGCCGCTGCTGCCCGCCGGGATCGCGCCGCGGGCC CTGACAGACCTGTTGCAGCAGTATGCAACTGCCTTCAGGGACCCCATgatgctgcagcccccagagtGGTTCAAGGCGTTCATCTACTGCGAAGCCTTTCTCCAGCTGCCCTTCTTCCCCATCGCTGCCTACGCCTTCCTGAAAG GTGGCTGCAGATGGATCAGGACTCCTGCCATTATCTACTCCACCCACGTGGCCACCACTCTGTTTGCCATCCTGGCCCACATCCTGTTCCACGACTTCTCCAGGTCGGAGCAGGGGGGCCCCCAGACGCTGCGCGAgcgcctgctgctgctctccatctaCCTGCCCTACCTGCTGatcccgctgctgctgctcttcaccaTGCTCTGCAACCCCCACTACAAACAcgtggagaagaggaaaaggaagtaG
- the IFT20 gene encoding intraflagellar transport protein 20 homolog, with the protein MAQAALGAAGLHFDELNKLRVLEPEVAAQTAQLREECRAFVDKTAEFQKIVGSLIELVDQLAKAAENEKMKAIGARNLLKSIAKQREAQEQQLQALIAEKKMQLERYRIEYETLCKIEADQNEFIDQFIFQK; encoded by the exons ATGGCGCAGGCGGCGCTGGGCGCGGCGGGGCTGCACTTCGACGAGCTGAACAAGCTGCGGGTGCTGGAGCCCGAGGTGGCGGCGCAGACGGCGCAGCTCCGCGAGGAGTGCCGGGCCTTCGTGGACA aaacagcagaatttcagaaaatagtGGGCAGCTTGATTGAGCTCGTTGACCAACTggccaaagctgcagaaaatgagaagaTGAAG gcCATCGGGGCACGGAACCTGCTCAAGTCAATCGCAAAGCAGAGAgaggctcaggagcagcagctccaggctttGATAGCTGAGAAGAAGATGCAGCTGGAAAG GTACCGGATCGAGTACGAGACTCTCTGCAAAATCGAAGCGGACCAGAACGAATTCATCGACCAGTTCATTTTCCAGAAATAG